In Scatophagus argus isolate fScaArg1 chromosome 5, fScaArg1.pri, whole genome shotgun sequence, a genomic segment contains:
- the LOC124059496 gene encoding dehydrogenase/reductase SDR family member 11-like, translating to MDRWRGRVALVTGASVGIGAAIAKELVRYGMKVVGCARDVEKIQKLAAQCQSEGHSGVLVPFKCDLTKEEEILSMFAAIKAQHKGVDVCINNAGLAHPESLLNGNTSGWRNMLDVNVLALSICTREAYQSMKERNVDDGHIINLNSMSGHRVVHSADTHFYSSTKYAVTALTEALRQELREAKTHIRATSISPGVVETEFAPRLFRNNPEKSADLYTKFKPLDAVDVANSVVYALSAPPHVQVGDIQMRPVEQLS from the exons ATGGACCGCTGGAGGGGCAGAGTGGCTCTGGTGACCGGGGCCTCGGTCGGGATCGGGGCGGCTATAGCTAAAGAGCTGGTTCGGTATGGCATGAAGGTGGTAGGCTGCGCCAGGGACGTCGAAAAGATACAg aaaCTGGCAGCTCAGTGTCAAAGTGAAGGCCACAGTGGCGTTTTGGTGCCTTTCAAGTGTGATTTGacgaaggaggaggagattcTGTCCATGTTCGCTGCCATCAAAGCGCAGCACAAAGGTGTGGATGTCTGCATCAACAACGCTGGCTTGGCTCACCCGGAGTCACTGTTAAATGGCAATACCAGTGGCTGGAGGAACATGCTGGAT gtgaACGTTCTTGCTTTGAGTATATGCACACGTGAAGCGTATCAATccatgaaagaaagaaatgttgacGATGGGCACATCATCAACTTAAACAG CATGAGTGGACATCGTGTTGTTCACAGCGCTGACACGCATTTCTACAGCTCCACCAAGTACGCTGTGACAGCCCTGACGGAGGCCCTGAGACAGGAGCTGCGCGAGGCCAAAACCCACATCAGAGCCACA AGCATTTCTCCTGGTGTAGTGGAGACAGAATTTGCTCCGCGGCTCTTCAGAAACAATCCTGAGAAATCTGCTGATCTGTACACTAAATTTAAA CCTTTGGATGCAGTAGATGTTGCAAATTCTGTTGTTTACGCCCTAAGTGCCCCTCCACATGTGCAG GTTGGAGACATTCAGATGAGACCCGTGGAGCAGCTGTCATAA
- the rab34a gene encoding ras-related protein Rab-34a isoform X1, giving the protein MSVRVSAMSVLPPVRRDRIVAQLPQYFRKEAALHTKEDFNNKVRTACQEHRTGTVGRFKISKVIVVGDLAVGKTCLINRFCKDAFDKNYKATIGVDFEMERFEVLGVPFSLQLWDTAGQERFKCIASTYYRGAQVVIIVFDVNDVASLGHVRQWLEDALRENDPTAVQLFLVGTKKDLSSPAQYSQIEQDALKLAQEIKAEYWAVSSLTGENVKEFFFRVASLAFETNVLAELEKSGSRQIGDVVRINSTSNDLYASSKKKQANCCQ; this is encoded by the exons ATGTCTGTCCGAGTCTCAGCCATGAGCGTCCTTCCTCCTGTTCGACGGGACCGTATCGTCGCTCAGCTCCCTCAG TACTTCAGGAAAGAAGCAGCCCTGCACACTAAGGAGGACTTCAACAATAAAGTGAGGACTGCCTGCCAGGAGCATCGCACCGGCACTGTGGG CAGATTCAAAATCTCTAAGGTCATCGTTGTGGGCGACCTGGCGGTGGGCAAAACCTGTCTGATTAATAG attttgcaAAGATGCTTTTGATAAGAACTACAAGGCCACGATTGGTGTCGACTTTGAGATGGAGCGGTTCGAGGTGCTGGGTGTTCCCTTCAGCCTACAGCT GTGGGACACTGCAGGACAAGAGAGGTTCAAGTGCATTGCGTCCACATACTACAGAGGAGCCCAGG tTGTGATTATCGTGTTTGACGTTAATGATGTTGCCTCTTTGGGCCATGTGAG GCAGTGGCTCGAAGATGCCTTGAGAGAGAACGACCCCACTGCTGTTCAGCTGTTCCTTGTTGGCACAAAGAAAGACCTCAGC TCTCCTGCTCAGTATTCTCAGATTGAACAAGATGCCCTGAAATTAGCTCAAGAGATTAAAGCGGAGTATTGGGCCGTGTCGTCACTGACAG GGGAAAACGTAAAAGAGTTTTTCTTTCGAGTTGCATCGTTGGCATTTGAGACCAACGTTCTTGCCGAGTTGGAGAAAAGTGGATCGAGGCAAATCGGGGACGTTGTCA GAATTAACAGCACTTCAAACGATCTGTATGCTTCATCAAAGAAGAAACAGGCGAACTGCTGTCAGTAA
- the si:ch211-105f12.2 gene encoding RIMS-binding protein 2-like isoform X2 translates to METRLELDVLIFPDEVRIATPEDLTEWELETASQVSRPTVRLFVALYPYNPAAMSPNYDTAAEELPFVPGQIIKVVGDKDPDGFYHGESGGLSGYVPSNMVAEIPVDDEYLKHLLMQQGFVPVDHTDMSDTASIPDDVVVRRMVALFDYDPWESSPNMDSEVELGFRSGDIIYVLGDMDQDGFYYGDLCGRRGLVPSNFLQPLPWD, encoded by the exons ATGGAGACAAGGCTGGAGTTGGATGTTTTGATATTCCCAGATGAAGTGAGGATTGCCACACCAGAGGATCTCACAGAATGGGAACTTGAGACTGCGAGCCAGGTGTCCAGACCCACCGTCCGACTCTTTGTGGCTCTTTACCCGTACAACCCTGCTGCAATGTCTCCCAACTACGACACGGCTGCAGAGGAGCTGCCTTTTGTACCGGGCCAGATAATCAAG GTGGTTGGAGACAAAGACCCTGATGGTTTCTATCACGGTGAGTCCGGTGGTCTCTCTGGTTATGTGCCAAGTAACATGGTGGCTGAAATCCCAGTGGATGATGAGTACCTGAAGCATCTACTTATGCAGCAGGGATTCGTCCCCGTGGACCACACAG ATATGAGCGACACAGCCAGCATCCCTGATGACGTGGTCGTCCGACGAATGGTGGCCTTATTTGACTACGATCCATGGGAGAGTTCACCCAACATGGACAGTGAA GTTGAACTTGGCTTTCGTTCTGGAGACATCATATATGTGTTAGGTGACATGGATCAAGATGGATTTTACTAT GGCGATCTGTGTGGACGGCGAGGTTTGGTTCCATCAAACTTTCTGCAGCCGCTGCCCTGGGATTAG
- the zgc:174895 gene encoding adenine phosphoribosyltransferase, whose product MDVLAVPTDRHKGWYLSLMAPNIKGPTFAWLDPSRLYCNSQALADCVKDLLSPFHNDTIDLVAGIDAMGFILGASVATTLGKGFLAIRKAGHLCVATQNQNYSDYTGREKTMEVRLDVLKPGVRVLLVDQWIETGGTMKAAIQLVERLGATVVGVAAVAVENTEGGKWIKENYKFSHCIPEELQSQIDQKYLDSFKSFNS is encoded by the exons ATGGACGTGTTGGCCGTtccaacagacagacataaaggATGGTACCTTTCTCTCATGGCGCCCAATATAAAAGGACCAACGTTTGCCTGGCTGGACCCATCCAGACTCTACTGCAACTCACAG GCTCTTGCAGACTGTGTCAAAGACCTTCTCAGTCCATTCCACAATGACACCATTGACCTGGTTGCTGGGATAGATGCAATGGGATTCATTCTCG GGGCGTCTGTTGCCACCACCCTTGGAAAAGGTTTTCTGGCTATCCGCAAAGCGGGGCACCTGTGTGTCGCAACCCAAAACCAAAACTACAGCGACTacacaggcagagagaagacTATGGAAGTGAGACTGGATGTGTTAAAACCAG GTGTGAGGGTGCTGCTAGTGGACCAATGGATAGAGACTGGAGGCACAATGAAGGCTGCGATCCAGCTGGTGGAGAGGCTGGGAGCCACTGTTGTAG GTGTTGCAGCCGTGGCCGTCGAGAACACTGAAGGAGGAAAGTGGATTAAAGAGAATTACAAATTCTCTCACTGCATCCCGGAAGAGCTCCAGAGCCAAATCGACCAGAAGTACCTTGATTCCTTCAAAAGTTTCAACAGCTGA
- the proca1 gene encoding flocculation protein FLO11, translated as MWSVFFVFLSYLDRNFVKGDFLSRALDAEKESKEMFSMLNGTFCAKMSTVRENFLYQVSDGAEVVRTVVSPGGKLVNCSVIVNQMQAKSFMHECRLGLKEQRAGRQLETHFARMDEAKLMCRQSKERSERKGRASRDDTDDSAQQNKVLKRSKRGFTYPGTLWCGAGNMADHYDQLGEFAQTDSCCRIHDHCPHVIHAFSSKYGHTNFKWHSICHCDCDNTLKDCLRKVNDTASRVVGQAFFNVIGVPCFDFVYEEQCAERHWYGMCKRYEKLPIAVLREAVPYDFGGIEVIDELPLPTSKKTNSKKSEKEDPPESTTQSTMSGPEEPSLRNVVTAAEDFIKVLATVSTSQSSTTDSEKGETQSSEKKKRKNTGKKKKTTKKQKGKGKGRKRKQKAESGVKIEEGTAVSTSGSKTEGVNALSNFISDSHKHNQSGKKTNRVSDNEYELVGQEEPSNEVMKDEPAVDKDTVSVTSPPTVQKKPAVEITLSTPTSTATNVPHKAKTRRLRKGGRKKSKTVPLSSSEELATNTTDISVPTIITITPAAQSEQQSFGNGTEKRPLVGSAKIPIVSSKVKRNRSKERGGREERKKRRKDSLASPTVATPHENSSVDNLKVIPLTGAPTVPSVLTTKHRVSHRLDIYGGKTFIQAASLNSSFSVLKRQKSQKKELRGRQRKTGLPLSSQNPHNSSGNAFPVHQTPQISDAPHPAIPAAIRIRPTEKTETHSEWRLFTAITASPAVPAKRHRQTIRQQRKPRKKAVPIALSNAVSTLKRTEQTPMTFTTAPFKVTTTEEFNLQRSEKTSMTTSTPPVMSPIQLSIERAKAQFSWKKGRKTASTLRQQ; from the exons ATGTGGTCggtcttctttgtctttctgtcttacCTAGACAGAAACTTCGTCAAGGGCGACTTCTTGAGCCGCGCTCTGGACgcagagaaggagagcaaaGAAATGTTCTCCATGCTCAATGGCACCTTTTGCGCAAAAATGTCAACCGTCAGAGAGAATTTCCTCTACCAAGTGTCAGACGGAGCCGAGGTGGTGCGCACAGTCGTCAGCCCCGGCGGGAAGCTCGTGAACTGCTCTGTCATAGTGAACCAGATGCAGGCGAAATCGTTCATGCACGAGTGCAGGTTGGGGCTGAAAGAGCAGAGAGCCGGGCGGCAACTGGAGACGCATTTTGCGCGCATGGATGAAGCCAAACTGATGTGCCGGCAGTCTAAAGAGAGGTCGGAGCGCAAAGGCAGGGCGTCAAGGGATGACACTGATGACTCTGCGCAACAGAATAAGGTTTTAAAGAGGTCAAAGAGAGGCTTTACTTATCCTGGGACCCTTTGGTGTGGAGCTGGAAACATGGCTGATCATTATGACCAGCTGG GAGAATTTGCACAGACGGACAGCTGCTGCCGAATCCATGACCACTGCCCTCACGTCATCCACGCCTTCTCCTCGAAATACGGCCACACCAATTTCAAGTGGCACTCCATCTGTCATTGTGATTGTGATAACAC attgAAAGACTGTTTGAGGAAAGTCAATGACACGGCTTCCAGGGTAGTCGGTCAGGCATTCTTCAATGTCATCGGCGTGCCTTGCTTTGATTTTGTCTATGAAGAACAGTGTGCAGAACGGCACTGGTACGGCAT GTGTAAACGATATGAGAAGCTTCCCATTGCTGTGCTGAGAGAGGCGGTCCCGTATGACTTTGGTGGTATTGAAGTCATCGATGAGCTGCCGTTGCCTACTTCCAAGAAGACAAATTCCAAGAAAAGCGAGAAAGAAGACCCACCTGAGAGTACAACACAGTCTACGATGTCAGGCCCTGAAGAGCCTTCACTCAGAAATGttgtcactgctgctgaggaCTTCATCAAAGTCCTTGCAACTGTCTCCACCTCCCAAAGCTCCACCACAGACTCTGAGAAAGGTGAGACGCAAAgctcagagaaaaagaagagaaagaacacagggaagaagaagaaaaccaccaaaaagcagaaaggaaaaggaaaggggaggaagaggaagcagaaagCAGAGTCAGGTGTTAAAATAGAGGAAGGAACTGCAGTTTCGACTTCTGGCAGCAAAACAGAAGGAGTCAACGCTCTGAGTAACTTCATCAGTgactcacataaacacaaccagtcaggtaaaaaaacaaacagagtcAGTGACAACGAATATGAGCTCGTAGGACAAGAAGAGCCCTCCAATGAAGTCATGAAAGATGAACCAGCAGTGGATAAGGATACTGTTTCCGTTACGTCACCTCCAACAGTCCAGAAGAAACCAGCAGTAGAAATCACTCTTTCTACGCCAACAAGCACAGCAACTAATGTtccacacaaagcaaaaactaGAAGGCTAAGAAAGGGTGGGAGAAAGAAGAGCAAGACagttcctctttcttcttctgaagAGCTTGCAACGAACACAACAGACATTTCTGTCCCCACCATCATTACAATAACCCCAGCGGCACAGTCAGAGCAACAAAGCTTTGGGAACGGCACTGAAAAGCGACCACTCGTCGGTTCTGCCAAGATCCCCATTGTAAGCTCCAAAGTCAAAAGGAATAGGtcaaaggagagaggaggaagagaggagaggaaaaaaaggagaaaagacagcTTGGCTTCTCCCACTGTGGCTACTCCCCATGAAAATTCCTCTGTGGACAATCTGAAAGTGATCCCTCTCACTGGGGCTCCCACTGTACCATCGGTGCTCACCACAAAGCATCGGGTCTCGCACAGGCTGGACATTTATGGAGGGAAGACGTTCATCCAAGCTGCATCCCTGAACTCCTCTTTCAGTGTTCTGAAAAGGCAAAAGTCACAAAAGAaagagctgagaggaaggcagaggaaAACAGGTTTGCCTCTTTCAAGCCAAAATCCACACAACAGCTCTGGAAATGCGTTTCCTGTTCATCAAACTCCACAGATAAGTGATGCACCGCACCCTGCAATCCCTGCTGCAATCAGAATCAGGCccacagaaaaaacagaaactcacAGTGAATGGAGGCTTTTCACTGCTATCACAGCGTCCCCTGCTGTCCCTGCAAAGAGACACAGGCAGACAatcagacagcagagaaaaccaagaaagaaagctgTACCTATTGCTCTCAGCAATGCAGTTTCTACCCTTAAACGAACTGAACAAACACCAATGACATTTACAACTGCGCCATTCAAAGTCACCACTACTGAAGAGTTCAATCTACAGAGGTCTGAAAAGACCTCCATGACCACCTCAACACCTCCGGTCATGAGTCCAATTCAGTTATCAATTGAGAGAGCTAAAGCACAGTTCAGCTGGAAAAAGGGGAGGAAGACGGCATCGACTCTTAGACAGCAATGA
- the rab34a gene encoding ras-related protein Rab-34a isoform X2 translates to MSVRVSAMSVLPPVRRDRIVAQLPQYFRKEAALHTKEDFNNKVRTACQEHRTGTVGFKISKVIVVGDLAVGKTCLINRFCKDAFDKNYKATIGVDFEMERFEVLGVPFSLQLWDTAGQERFKCIASTYYRGAQVVIIVFDVNDVASLGHVRQWLEDALRENDPTAVQLFLVGTKKDLSSPAQYSQIEQDALKLAQEIKAEYWAVSSLTGENVKEFFFRVASLAFETNVLAELEKSGSRQIGDVVRINSTSNDLYASSKKKQANCCQ, encoded by the exons ATGTCTGTCCGAGTCTCAGCCATGAGCGTCCTTCCTCCTGTTCGACGGGACCGTATCGTCGCTCAGCTCCCTCAG TACTTCAGGAAAGAAGCAGCCCTGCACACTAAGGAGGACTTCAACAATAAAGTGAGGACTGCCTGCCAGGAGCATCGCACCGGCACTGTGGG ATTCAAAATCTCTAAGGTCATCGTTGTGGGCGACCTGGCGGTGGGCAAAACCTGTCTGATTAATAG attttgcaAAGATGCTTTTGATAAGAACTACAAGGCCACGATTGGTGTCGACTTTGAGATGGAGCGGTTCGAGGTGCTGGGTGTTCCCTTCAGCCTACAGCT GTGGGACACTGCAGGACAAGAGAGGTTCAAGTGCATTGCGTCCACATACTACAGAGGAGCCCAGG tTGTGATTATCGTGTTTGACGTTAATGATGTTGCCTCTTTGGGCCATGTGAG GCAGTGGCTCGAAGATGCCTTGAGAGAGAACGACCCCACTGCTGTTCAGCTGTTCCTTGTTGGCACAAAGAAAGACCTCAGC TCTCCTGCTCAGTATTCTCAGATTGAACAAGATGCCCTGAAATTAGCTCAAGAGATTAAAGCGGAGTATTGGGCCGTGTCGTCACTGACAG GGGAAAACGTAAAAGAGTTTTTCTTTCGAGTTGCATCGTTGGCATTTGAGACCAACGTTCTTGCCGAGTTGGAGAAAAGTGGATCGAGGCAAATCGGGGACGTTGTCA GAATTAACAGCACTTCAAACGATCTGTATGCTTCATCAAAGAAGAAACAGGCGAACTGCTGTCAGTAA
- the LOC124059497 gene encoding dehydrogenase/reductase SDR family member 11-like, which yields MHRWRGRVSLVTGASVGIGAAIAKELVRYGMKVVGCARDVEKIQKLAAQCQSEGHSGVLVPFKCDLTKEEEILSMFAAIKAQHKGVDVCINNAGLAHPESLLNGNTSGWRNMLDVNVLALSICTREAYQSMKERNVDDGHIINLNSMSGHRVVHSADIHFYSSTKYAVTALTEALRQELREAKTHIRATSISPGVVETEFAQQLFRDNPEKSADLYTKFKPLDAVDVANSVVYALSAPPHVQIGDIQMRPVEQLS from the exons ATGCACCGCTGGAGGGGCAGAGTGTCTCTGGTGACCGGGGCCTCGGTCGGGATCGGGGCGGCTATAGCTAAAGAGCTGGTTCGGTATGGCATGAAGGTGGTAGGCTGTGCCAGGGATGTCGAAAAAATACAG aaaCTGGCAGCTCAGTGTCAAAGTGAAGGCCACAGTGGCGTTTTGGTGCCTTTCAAGTGTGATTTGacgaaggaggaggagattcTGTCCATGTTCGCTGCCATCAAAGCGCAGCACAAAGGTGTGGATGTCTGCATCAACAACGCTGGCTTGGCTCACCCGGAGTCACTGTTAAATGGCAATACCAGTGGCTGGAGGAACATGCTGGAT gtgaACGTTCTTGCTTTGAGTATATGCACACGTGAAGCGTATCAATccatgaaagaaagaaatgttgacGATGGGCACATCATCAACTTAAACAG CATGAGTGGACATCGTGTTGTTCACAGCGCAGACATACATTTCTACAGCTCCACCAAGTACGCTGTGACGGCCCTGACGGAGGCCCTGAGACAGGAGCTGCGCGAGGCCAAAACCCACATCAGAGCCACA AGCATCTCTCCTGGTGTAGTGGAGACAGAATTTGCTCAGCAGCTCTTCAGAGACAATCCTGAGAAATCTGCTGATCTGTACACTAAATTTAAA CCTTTGGATGCAGTAGATGTTGCAAATTCTGTTGTTTACGCCCTAAGTGCCCCTCCACATGTGCAG ATTGGAGACATTCAGATGAGACCCGTGGAGCAGCTGTCATAA
- the si:ch211-105f12.2 gene encoding RIMS-binding protein 2-like isoform X1, producing METRLELDVLIFPDEVRIATPEDLTEWELETASQVSRPTVRLFVALYPYNPAAMSPNYDTAAEELPFVPGQIIKVVGDKDPDGFYHGESGGLSGYVPSNMVAEIPVDDEYLKHLLMQQGFVPVDHTGMSLTPDMSDTASIPDDVVVRRMVALFDYDPWESSPNMDSEVELGFRSGDIIYVLGDMDQDGFYYGDLCGRRGLVPSNFLQPLPWD from the exons ATGGAGACAAGGCTGGAGTTGGATGTTTTGATATTCCCAGATGAAGTGAGGATTGCCACACCAGAGGATCTCACAGAATGGGAACTTGAGACTGCGAGCCAGGTGTCCAGACCCACCGTCCGACTCTTTGTGGCTCTTTACCCGTACAACCCTGCTGCAATGTCTCCCAACTACGACACGGCTGCAGAGGAGCTGCCTTTTGTACCGGGCCAGATAATCAAG GTGGTTGGAGACAAAGACCCTGATGGTTTCTATCACGGTGAGTCCGGTGGTCTCTCTGGTTATGTGCCAAGTAACATGGTGGCTGAAATCCCAGTGGATGATGAGTACCTGAAGCATCTACTTATGCAGCAGGGATTCGTCCCCGTGGACCACACAG GTATGTCTTTAACGCCAGATATGAGCGACACAGCCAGCATCCCTGATGACGTGGTCGTCCGACGAATGGTGGCCTTATTTGACTACGATCCATGGGAGAGTTCACCCAACATGGACAGTGAA GTTGAACTTGGCTTTCGTTCTGGAGACATCATATATGTGTTAGGTGACATGGATCAAGATGGATTTTACTAT GGCGATCTGTGTGGACGGCGAGGTTTGGTTCCATCAAACTTTCTGCAGCCGCTGCCCTGGGATTAG
- the ca4b gene encoding carbonic anhydrase 4b — translation MLLAPVLFLFVSSLKIVSGADWCYQSQVTCNHACAGPDVWEVVSQHCSGRSQSPVNIVTRRLLPDERLTPFHFIGYQETFHGHLINNGHSVQLDLPFSIRIKGGNLPATYKALQLHLHWGKDGGPGSEHTIDGEQFPMEMHIVHIKEEYDSLSQAVRDDTGVAVLGFFFQESRSANKKFDPLINALKFVRQPVSSTTLKGVSLEMFTQLPKNMAKYFRYNGSLTTPDCTEAVIWSLFESTIPLSKEQISAFSHLQFSDGKQMVRTYRPVQPMNGRQIYYSGGHVALVSTVSLITSVLVSSGLSLHTTG, via the exons ATGCTGCTTgcacctgttttatttttgtttgtatcttCCTTGAAGATTGTCTCTGGGGCAG ATTGGTGCTACCAGTCTCAAGTCACATGCAATCACGCCTGCGCAG GTCCAGACGTATGGGAGGTGGTTTCACAGCACTGCAGCGGCAGATCTCAGTCTCCGGTTAACATTGTCACAAGGAGGTTGCTGCCAGATGAACGTCTTACTCCTTTTCACTTCATTGGCTATCAAGAAACCTTTCACGGACACCTTATCAACAATGGTCACAGTG TTCAACTGGATTTGCCCTTCAGTATAAGGATCAAAGGGGGAAATCTGCCTGCGACATACAAGGCACTTCAGCTTCATCTGCACTGGGGCAAAGATGGAGGACCCGGATCTGAACACACGATTGATGGAGAACAATTTCCAATGGAG ATGCATATCGTCCACATAAAAGAAGAGTACGACTCTTTATCTCAGGCTGTAAGAGATGACACAGGTGTGGCAGTTCTTGGATTTTTCTTTCAg GAGTCCAGGTCTGCAAATAAGAAATTTGATCCTCTTATAAATGCTCTGAAATTTGTCAGACAACCCG TCAGCAGCACAACACTGAAGGGTGTGTCCCTGGAAATGTTCACACAACTTCCGAAGAATATGGCCAAGTACTTTCGCTACAATGGCTCCCTCACTACACCTGATTGCACTGAAGCTGTCATCTGGAGCCTGTTTGAAAGCACCATTCCTCTCAGCAAGGAGCAG ATCAGTGCATTTTCCCATCTTCAGTTTTCTGATGGAAAGCAGATGGTGAGAACCTACAGACCAGTGCAGCCCATGAACGGACGGCAGATTTATTACTCTGGTGGCCATGTTGCTTTGGTTAGCACTGTGTCACTCATCACGTCAGTGCTGGTGTCCAGTGGACTCTCTCTGCACACTACAGGATAA